A single window of Nicotiana sylvestris chromosome 3, ASM39365v2, whole genome shotgun sequence DNA harbors:
- the LOC138887584 gene encoding uncharacterized protein, translating into MVPKGRKEYNDIDRKAIGKNYHAKRILMCGIGPDEYNRVSACDNAKEIWEALQTTHEGTTQVKKSKIDMLNTKYELFRMKNDESIQDMHTRFTSIINELHSLGDVIPRNKLVRKILSVLPGSWESKVNAITKAKDLDTLTMDELISNLKTYEMKRKKDNERESLRRKRT; encoded by the coding sequence ATGGTGCCGAAAGGCAGAAAAGAGTACAACGACATTGACAGAAAAGCTATAGGAAAGAACTATCATGCCAAGAGAATCTTGATGTGtggcataggacctgatgagtacaataGAGTCTCAGCTTGTGAcaatgccaaagaaatatgggaagcattACAAACAACACACGAAGGAACCACTCAGGTCAAAAAGTCCAAAATCGACATGCTTAACACGAAATATGAGCTCTTTAGGATGAAGAATGATGAGTCTATACAAGATATGCATAcaagattcacctccatcataaatgagcttcattcacttggagatgtcattcctagaaacaagcttgtaaggaaaatcctcagtgttctacctggttcttgggaaagtaaggtaaatgccatcactAAAGCTAAAGATCTAGATACTCTgaccatggatgagttgattagtaatctgaagacatacgagatgaaaagaaagaaagacaatgaaagagagagtctcagaaggaaaagaacctga